In Palleronia sp. LCG004, a single window of DNA contains:
- a CDS encoding DUF1850 domain-containing protein has product MRATLVAGGLSALLAMPAAGADLTARLPDGTEIARLEIADGGEWCVLWNHSVQGFEVEDCYENRGGRMVLVRSHQPDFAAGLGHVPGRGRQVSDGDGGYLILGIDEPVPGDAYVLRPGDMRVDHRLKAGEKVVSLSSAAPHERVRIALEPAS; this is encoded by the coding sequence GTGAGAGCGACCCTCGTGGCAGGAGGGCTGAGTGCCCTCCTGGCCATGCCGGCGGCGGGAGCCGACCTTACGGCGCGGCTGCCCGACGGGACCGAGATCGCGCGCCTGGAAATTGCCGACGGCGGGGAATGGTGCGTCCTCTGGAACCACTCCGTGCAGGGATTCGAGGTCGAGGATTGCTACGAGAATCGGGGTGGACGCATGGTTCTCGTCCGCTCGCATCAGCCCGATTTCGCGGCCGGTCTCGGACATGTGCCCGGGCGGGGACGACAGGTCTCGGACGGTGACGGTGGGTACTTGATACTCGGGATCGACGAACCCGTACCTGGTGATGCCTACGTGCTCAGACCCGGTGACATGCGCGTCGATCACCGCCTGAAGGCGGGAGAAAAGGTGGTCTCGCTTTCTTCCGCCGCGCCGCATGAGCGGGTGCGGATCGCACTGGAGCCCGCATCATGA
- a CDS encoding SLC13 family permease, with translation MALDQIFVLVLLVVVFVSFVKEIFPPELTALGASAALLATGTIETGDFLTVFSSSAPITIAMMFIISAALERTGVLAILGAWLKQQAHGSFLRAMLLMMGGTMAASAFMNNTPVVILLTPIMISVASSVGVAPSRLLIPLSFSAIFGGTLTLVGTSTNILMSGVARDTGQPPISMFEMTLPGLVFATIGVLYMVFAGRFLLPDRASLSSILGQEGKRRFMARLLIPNGSGYVGKKLSELPFDASETRVLDVVRGELSMRRTMHELTLRAGDRVVVKTGTGELLSLREDGQVAFRDTDDRNLEPVTADQTVTMEASVGPNSHLRGRPIRDLKLRRKYGVYLMAVHRADQNISLDLPDLRLQFADTLLLEGAPEGVQRLMEDGGIINLTAPSERATRRSKAPVAIATILGVMVLAAFDVMPIAGLAVIGAVIVMMARCVDPEEAFDAIDWRILFLIFGMLGLSMGMEQTGAAEMIVSSVVGAVGGVGPIAILAAVYVLTSILTEMVSNNAVAVLVGPIVISLAIQLGYDPRPFIMAVMFAASASFATPIGYQTNTFVYGAGGYKFADFVKVGLPLNIIFAVVAVVVIPIFFPF, from the coding sequence ATGGCTCTCGATCAGATCTTCGTCCTCGTCCTGCTCGTCGTCGTCTTCGTGAGCTTCGTGAAGGAGATCTTCCCGCCCGAGCTGACCGCGCTCGGGGCGTCGGCGGCGTTGCTCGCGACCGGCACGATCGAGACCGGGGATTTCCTGACCGTCTTCAGCTCCTCCGCACCGATCACCATCGCAATGATGTTCATCATTTCGGCGGCACTCGAACGCACGGGCGTTCTCGCCATTCTCGGTGCGTGGCTGAAGCAGCAGGCGCACGGATCTTTCCTGCGCGCCATGCTGCTGATGATGGGAGGCACGATGGCGGCCTCGGCCTTCATGAACAATACGCCCGTGGTGATCCTGCTGACCCCGATCATGATCTCCGTCGCCTCGTCGGTGGGCGTCGCGCCCTCGCGATTGCTGATCCCGCTCAGCTTCTCGGCCATCTTCGGGGGCACTCTGACCCTGGTCGGAACGTCGACCAACATCCTGATGAGCGGGGTCGCGCGCGATACCGGCCAGCCGCCGATCTCGATGTTCGAGATGACGTTGCCCGGCCTCGTCTTCGCGACGATCGGGGTGCTCTACATGGTCTTCGCGGGCCGCTTCCTGCTGCCAGACCGGGCCTCGCTCAGCAGTATCCTGGGGCAGGAGGGCAAGCGCCGCTTCATGGCGCGACTGCTCATCCCGAACGGGTCGGGCTATGTCGGCAAGAAGCTTTCCGAGCTGCCCTTCGATGCGTCCGAGACGCGCGTGCTTGACGTCGTTCGCGGCGAATTGTCGATGCGGCGCACGATGCACGAGCTGACACTCCGGGCGGGTGACCGTGTCGTGGTCAAGACCGGAACCGGCGAGTTGCTGAGCCTGCGGGAGGATGGACAGGTCGCCTTCCGCGATACCGATGACCGCAACCTCGAACCGGTAACCGCGGACCAGACGGTCACGATGGAGGCGAGCGTCGGTCCCAACTCGCATCTGCGCGGCCGCCCGATCCGCGACCTGAAGCTCCGCCGCAAATACGGCGTTTACCTGATGGCCGTTCACCGTGCGGACCAGAACATCTCGCTCGACCTGCCCGATCTGCGTCTGCAGTTCGCCGATACGCTGCTGCTCGAGGGCGCGCCCGAAGGGGTCCAGCGGTTGATGGAGGATGGCGGGATCATCAACCTCACCGCACCGTCGGAACGAGCCACGCGTCGCTCGAAGGCCCCGGTCGCCATCGCGACCATCCTGGGCGTCATGGTGCTCGCCGCGTTCGACGTCATGCCTATCGCCGGGCTCGCAGTCATCGGTGCCGTCATCGTCATGATGGCCCGCTGCGTCGATCCCGAAGAGGCTTTCGACGCGATCGACTGGCGCATCCTCTTCTTGATTTTCGGGATGCTGGGCCTGTCGATGGGTATGGAGCAAACCGGCGCGGCCGAGATGATCGTCTCGTCGGTGGTAGGGGCCGTCGGGGGGGTCGGGCCGATCGCCATCCTCGCGGCCGTCTATGTGCTGACGAGCATCCTGACCGAGATGGTTTCCAACAATGCCGTCGCGGTGCTGGTCGGGCCCATCGTCATCTCGCTGGCGATCCAGCTGGGTTACGATCCGCGGCCCTTCATCATGGCGGTGATGTTCGCGGCCTCGGCCAGCTTCGCGACGCCGATTGGCTACCAGACCAACACCTTCGTCTATGGTGCGGGGGGCTACAAGTTCGCCGATTTCGTGAAGGTCGGCCTGCCGCTCAACATCATCTTCGCGGTGGTCGCAGTCGTGGTCATACCGATTTTCTTCCCGTTCTGA
- a CDS encoding TRAP transporter small permease subunit, which yields MHGMMRGYVRGIEAVNHVIGRIVMWGIFALMGVLFYSIWSKAFSLPALWTLEMAQFVMVAYYVLGGAYSMQTGAHVRMDLLYGDWSPRRKAWADLFTIWLLIFYLCVLIYGGVASAAYSLGYWGQTPFGFFAGLATGSEEIGTMERSSSAWRPYLWPIKGVMVLGFTLMLLQCVAEFFRSVLVLRNDPMPERIPA from the coding sequence ATGCACGGGATGATGCGCGGCTATGTGCGCGGCATCGAGGCCGTCAACCACGTCATCGGGCGGATCGTCATGTGGGGGATCTTCGCGCTGATGGGCGTTCTCTTCTATTCGATCTGGTCCAAGGCCTTCTCGCTTCCTGCGCTCTGGACGCTCGAAATGGCGCAATTCGTGATGGTCGCCTATTACGTGCTTGGCGGGGCCTATTCGATGCAAACCGGCGCGCATGTGCGGATGGACCTGCTCTATGGCGATTGGTCGCCGAGGCGGAAGGCTTGGGCCGACCTCTTCACGATCTGGCTTCTCATCTTCTATCTCTGCGTGCTGATCTACGGCGGCGTCGCCTCGGCGGCCTATTCGCTGGGCTATTGGGGGCAGACGCCGTTCGGCTTCTTCGCGGGCCTCGCCACCGGGTCGGAGGAGATCGGCACGATGGAGCGGTCCTCATCGGCCTGGCGGCCCTATCTCTGGCCGATCAAGGGCGTGATGGTACTGGGCTTCACGCTGATGCTCCTGCAATGCGTGGCCGAGTTCTTCCGCAGCGTCCTCGTCCTCAGGAACGACCCGATGCCGGAACGGATCCCCGCATGA
- the nrdH gene encoding glutaredoxin-like protein NrdH: MTITVYSKPACVQCTATTRALAARGLDYEVIDLTEDEAAFAHVAGLGYRQAPVVVAGEEHWAGFRPDLIGRLA; this comes from the coding sequence ATGACCATTACCGTCTATTCCAAGCCGGCTTGCGTGCAATGCACCGCGACCACCCGTGCGCTCGCCGCGCGGGGTCTCGATTACGAAGTGATCGATCTGACCGAGGACGAGGCTGCCTTCGCCCACGTGGCCGGCCTCGGCTACCGGCAGGCACCGGTCGTCGTGGCCGGAGAGGAACATTGGGCAGGCTTCCGGCCAGACCTGATCGGCCGCCTGGCCTGA
- a CDS encoding TAXI family TRAP transporter solute-binding subunit — translation MSKIFAAAFVAALAAGPAMAQSQLSIATGGTGGVYYPMGGGLAELINRHVEGASATAEVTGASVENMGLIATGDADLAIALADTVEQGYTGTGRFEGQELPMVRAIASLYANMVQIVTPAGSDIESLSDLAGKRVSVGAPGSGTEVNAMTLLEANGMSFDDFDAQRLNFNETADAIANGDIDAGFWSVGAPTSSILNLATTNDIRMIPLSEDEVAAAQEADPTFTSLTLPADMYDGVDQDVSTIGVPNVLVTSSEMDEEMAYQITKAMFDNISELRAVHPAAEETTVEFTMSATPVPLHPGAIRYFEETGADIPDELRP, via the coding sequence ATGTCCAAGATTTTCGCAGCCGCTTTCGTGGCGGCCTTGGCCGCGGGGCCGGCCATGGCGCAATCCCAGCTGTCGATAGCGACCGGCGGAACCGGTGGTGTCTATTATCCGATGGGTGGCGGCCTCGCCGAACTCATCAACCGGCATGTCGAGGGGGCGAGCGCCACGGCCGAGGTGACGGGCGCATCTGTCGAGAACATGGGCCTCATCGCCACGGGTGACGCTGATCTGGCGATCGCGCTCGCCGATACGGTGGAGCAGGGCTATACCGGTACCGGCCGCTTCGAGGGGCAGGAACTGCCGATGGTCCGCGCCATCGCCTCGCTCTATGCCAACATGGTGCAGATCGTGACGCCCGCCGGATCCGACATCGAATCGCTTTCCGATCTCGCCGGCAAGCGCGTCAGCGTGGGCGCGCCCGGCTCGGGGACCGAGGTCAATGCGATGACCCTGCTCGAGGCGAACGGGATGTCCTTCGACGATTTCGACGCGCAGCGCCTGAATTTCAACGAAACGGCGGATGCCATCGCGAACGGCGATATCGACGCGGGCTTCTGGAGTGTCGGCGCACCGACCTCGTCGATCCTGAACCTCGCCACCACCAACGACATCCGGATGATTCCCCTGTCGGAGGACGAGGTCGCGGCCGCCCAGGAAGCGGATCCGACCTTCACCTCGCTGACATTGCCTGCCGACATGTACGACGGTGTCGATCAGGACGTCTCCACGATCGGGGTGCCGAACGTCCTCGTGACGTCGTCCGAGATGGACGAGGAAATGGCCTACCAGATCACGAAGGCGATGTTCGACAACATCTCCGAGCTTCGCGCCGTGCATCCGGCCGCCGAGGAGACGACCGTCGAGTTCACGATGTCGGCGACGCCGGTCCCGCTCCATCCAGGTGCGATCCGCTATTTTGAGGAAACCGGAGCCGACATCCCGGACGAGCTGCGTCCGTGA
- a CDS encoding TRAP transporter permease — MTLPPSRDPEAKPVKPFPVLRVITVVGIALSLFQLYAAGIQPLGLFYQRPIHLGFVLVLCFLIYPITGERPRGWIGWSIDGPLVLGGVLVGYWVPANIDAIANAIFPRTQDVAVGVITTLLVLEASRRCIGAAITVIGTVFIIYAFAGNRGELPFLADWMPGILNHRGYTLDRLASQLTLGAEGIYGIPLGVAATFIFIFVLFGAFLEVTGAGKFFIDLAYATTGRQRGGPAKAAVIASAGMGSISGSAIANVVTTGAFTIPLMKRLGYRPAQAGGIEAAASTGGQIMPPLMGAGAFLISEFTRTPYIDIVMISIFPAFLYFGAVYLLVHIAAVKQGLVGLPASELPKVRDVLLEGWHFLLPLIVLIWLLVLGYSPMRVGYYAILAVMASAALKGIWGYATGGPTLEGGIALVRTGIAKTLEALELGARNAVAVSIACALAGIIVGVVGLTGLGLKFSSMMLAFSGGNLLLALLLVVIASLILGMGLPVTAAYIVLIVLIGPALTEQFGIPLLVAHLVVFWWSQDSNVTPPVALAGFAGAAIANAPPMETSVQAWKYAKGLYLVPLFMIFNEPIIVGGPIPLVLWNGLIAILALTAFAAVLEGFLLAPVPIWQRIVLAVAVVCVFWPSIAVEAAGAAAIAVFFWMNHVASRKWAGSMPEQAAERGR; from the coding sequence ATGACATTGCCGCCCTCGCGCGATCCCGAGGCGAAACCGGTCAAGCCGTTCCCGGTCCTGCGGGTCATCACGGTCGTCGGGATCGCCCTGTCGCTTTTCCAGCTCTATGCGGCAGGGATCCAGCCGCTTGGGCTCTTCTACCAGCGTCCGATCCATCTGGGTTTCGTGCTGGTCCTCTGCTTTCTCATCTATCCCATTACCGGCGAGCGGCCGCGCGGCTGGATTGGTTGGTCGATCGACGGGCCGCTCGTGCTCGGGGGCGTACTGGTCGGCTATTGGGTGCCCGCCAACATCGACGCGATCGCCAACGCGATCTTTCCGCGCACACAGGACGTGGCCGTGGGCGTCATCACCACGCTTCTCGTGCTCGAGGCGTCGCGTCGCTGCATCGGTGCCGCGATCACCGTGATCGGCACGGTCTTCATCATCTATGCCTTTGCGGGCAATCGCGGCGAACTGCCGTTCCTTGCCGACTGGATGCCGGGCATCCTCAACCATCGCGGCTATACGTTGGATAGGCTGGCAAGCCAGCTGACCCTCGGGGCGGAAGGGATCTACGGCATCCCGCTGGGCGTGGCCGCGACCTTCATCTTCATCTTCGTCCTCTTCGGCGCGTTTCTCGAGGTTACGGGCGCGGGCAAGTTCTTCATCGACCTTGCCTATGCCACCACCGGGCGGCAGAGGGGCGGACCCGCCAAGGCCGCCGTGATCGCCTCGGCCGGGATGGGCTCTATATCGGGTTCGGCCATCGCCAACGTCGTGACCACGGGGGCTTTCACCATCCCGCTGATGAAGCGGCTGGGCTATCGACCGGCACAGGCGGGCGGGATCGAGGCGGCGGCCTCGACTGGCGGGCAGATCATGCCGCCCCTGATGGGGGCGGGCGCGTTCCTCATCAGCGAATTCACGCGAACCCCCTATATCGACATCGTCATGATCTCGATCTTCCCCGCGTTCCTCTATTTCGGGGCGGTATATCTTCTGGTTCATATCGCCGCGGTGAAGCAAGGGCTTGTGGGGCTGCCAGCCTCCGAGCTTCCCAAGGTGCGCGACGTGCTGCTCGAAGGCTGGCATTTCCTACTGCCCCTCATAGTGCTCATCTGGCTCCTGGTTCTCGGCTATTCGCCCATGCGCGTCGGCTACTACGCGATTCTCGCGGTCATGGCCTCGGCCGCCTTAAAAGGGATCTGGGGCTACGCGACGGGTGGTCCGACCCTCGAGGGCGGTATCGCGCTTGTCCGGACGGGCATCGCGAAGACGCTCGAGGCGCTGGAGCTCGGCGCGCGCAACGCGGTCGCCGTCTCGATCGCCTGCGCGCTTGCGGGGATCATCGTGGGGGTCGTCGGGTTGACCGGGCTCGGGCTCAAATTCTCGTCGATGATGCTGGCCTTTTCGGGCGGCAACCTGCTGCTCGCGCTTTTGCTCGTGGTGATCGCGAGCCTGATCCTCGGAATGGGGCTGCCGGTGACGGCGGCCTATATCGTGCTGATCGTCCTCATCGGCCCCGCCCTGACCGAACAGTTCGGCATCCCGCTTCTCGTCGCGCATCTCGTGGTGTTCTGGTGGAGCCAGGATTCAAACGTCACCCCGCCTGTCGCGTTGGCGGGCTTCGCCGGTGCCGCGATCGCCAATGCCCCGCCGATGGAGACGTCGGTGCAGGCGTGGAAATACGCCAAGGGCCTCTACCTCGTGCCGCTCTTCATGATCTTCAACGAGCCGATCATCGTCGGCGGACCGATCCCCCTGGTCCTCTGGAACGGTCTCATAGCGATCCTGGCGCTCACCGCCTTCGCGGCCGTCCTTGAAGGGTTCCTCCTGGCACCGGTCCCGATCTGGCAGCGGATCGTGCTTGCGGTGGCGGTGGTCTGCGTGTTCTGGCCCAGCATTGCGGTCGAGGCTGCCGGTGCGGCGGCGATCGCGGTATTCTTCTGGATGAACCACGTCGCAAGCCGAAAGTGGGCAGGGAGCATGCCGGAACAGGCAGCCGAAAGGGGGCGGTAG
- the nrdE gene encoding class 1b ribonucleoside-diphosphate reductase subunit alpha translates to MLDDGLKTKGGEATRDYHALNAMLNLYDEAGHIRFDADRQAARHYFLTHVNRNTVFFHSLDEKLGYLVEEGYYEAAVLDQYPREFLHRIWDAAYARKFRFPTFLGAFKYYTSYTLKTRDGQRYLERFEDRVVMVALALAQGDEDLAMRLMDEIVTGRFQPATPTFLNAGKAQRGELISCFLLRVEDNMESIGRAINSSLQLSKRGGGVALMLTNIREHGAPIKGIENQSSGIIPVMKLLEDSFSYANQLGARQGAGAVYLNAHHPDILRFLDTKRENADEKIRIKTLSLGVVIPDVTFELAKRDEEMYLFSPHDVERVYGKAFSEISVTEKYREMVDDDRIAKKKIRARRFFEIVAEIQFESGYPYIMFEDTVNRANPVAGRISMSNLCSEILQVNEASEFDEDLGYRRLGTDISCNLGSMNIAKAMDGGDLAASVGVAVRALTAVSDMSSIDSVPSVRRGNDESHAIGLGQMNLHGYLARERIHYDSPEALDFTSVYFAAVLYHALDASNAIARERKQSFRGFEASRYADGSFFDKYVERDWLPDTDGTRALFEASGIALPTREDWARLRDAVIADGLYNRNLQAVPPTGSISYINNATSSIHPIASKIEIRKEGKIGRVYYPAPFMNNDNLEYYRDAYEIGPKAIIDVYAAATEHVDQGLSLTLFFRDTATTRDINRAQIYAWRKGIKTIYYVRLRQMALEGTEVQGCVSCTL, encoded by the coding sequence ATGCTCGACGACGGCCTGAAGACCAAAGGCGGCGAGGCGACCCGCGACTATCACGCGCTCAACGCGATGCTGAACCTCTACGACGAGGCGGGGCATATCCGCTTCGACGCCGACCGCCAGGCGGCGCGGCACTACTTCCTGACCCACGTGAACCGCAACACGGTCTTCTTCCACTCGCTCGACGAAAAGCTCGGCTACCTCGTGGAGGAGGGCTATTACGAAGCCGCAGTGCTCGACCAGTATCCGCGCGAGTTCCTGCATCGGATCTGGGACGCGGCCTATGCGCGCAAGTTCCGCTTTCCGACTTTCCTCGGCGCGTTCAAGTATTACACGTCCTACACGCTCAAGACCCGCGACGGTCAGCGCTATCTCGAGCGGTTCGAAGATCGCGTGGTGATGGTCGCGCTCGCGCTCGCCCAGGGCGACGAGGATCTTGCCATGCGGCTGATGGACGAGATCGTGACGGGCCGGTTCCAGCCCGCGACACCCACATTCCTCAATGCCGGCAAGGCGCAGCGCGGCGAGCTGATCTCATGCTTCCTGCTCCGGGTCGAGGACAACATGGAAAGCATCGGCCGGGCGATCAACTCGTCGCTGCAGCTTTCGAAGCGCGGCGGCGGCGTGGCTCTGATGCTCACCAACATCCGCGAGCACGGTGCCCCCATCAAGGGCATCGAGAACCAGTCCTCGGGCATAATCCCGGTGATGAAGCTGCTCGAGGACAGCTTTTCCTACGCCAACCAGCTCGGGGCGCGGCAGGGCGCGGGCGCGGTCTATCTCAACGCCCACCATCCCGACATCCTGCGCTTCCTCGACACCAAGCGCGAGAACGCGGACGAGAAGATCCGCATCAAGACGCTGTCGCTCGGCGTCGTGATCCCCGACGTGACCTTCGAACTCGCCAAGCGCGACGAGGAGATGTACCTCTTCTCGCCCCACGATGTGGAGCGTGTCTACGGCAAGGCCTTCTCGGAGATCTCGGTGACCGAGAAATACCGCGAGATGGTCGATGACGACCGCATCGCCAAGAAGAAGATCCGCGCACGGCGCTTCTTCGAGATCGTGGCCGAGATCCAGTTCGAAAGCGGCTATCCCTACATCATGTTCGAGGACACGGTGAACCGCGCCAATCCGGTCGCCGGCCGGATCAGCATGTCGAATCTCTGCTCCGAGATCCTGCAGGTGAACGAGGCGTCCGAGTTCGACGAGGATCTGGGCTACCGCAGGCTCGGCACGGACATCTCGTGCAATCTGGGCTCGATGAACATCGCGAAGGCCATGGATGGCGGAGATCTCGCGGCGTCGGTCGGCGTCGCGGTGCGCGCGCTCACGGCGGTGAGCGACATGTCGTCGATCGACAGCGTGCCCTCGGTCAGGCGCGGCAACGACGAAAGCCACGCAATCGGCCTGGGGCAGATGAACCTGCACGGCTATCTCGCGCGCGAGCGGATCCATTACGACAGCCCCGAGGCGCTCGACTTCACGTCCGTCTATTTCGCCGCCGTTCTCTATCATGCGCTGGACGCGTCGAACGCCATCGCACGCGAACGCAAACAGAGCTTCCGCGGCTTCGAGGCGTCGCGTTATGCCGACGGGTCGTTCTTCGACAAGTACGTCGAACGCGACTGGCTTCCCGACACCGACGGCACCCGCGCGCTCTTCGAGGCGTCCGGCATCGCACTGCCCACGCGCGAGGATTGGGCACGGCTGCGGGACGCGGTGATCGCGGACGGGCTCTATAACCGCAACCTCCAGGCGGTGCCGCCTACCGGCTCGATCAGCTACATCAACAACGCCACCTCCTCGATCCACCCGATCGCTTCCAAGATCGAGATCCGCAAGGAAGGCAAGATCGGCCGCGTCTACTATCCCGCCCCCTTCATGAACAACGACAACCTCGAATATTACCGCGACGCCTACGAGATCGGGCCGAAGGCAATCATCGACGTCTATGCCGCCGCGACTGAGCATGTGGACCAGGGGCTCAGCCTCACCCTCTTCTTCCGCGACACGGCGACGACCCGTGACATCAACCGGGCGCAGATCTACGCATGGCGCAAGGGGATCAAGACGATCTACTACGTGCGGCTGCGCCAGATGGCGCTTGAGGGGACCGAGGTGCAGGGCTGCGTGTCCTGCACGCTCTGA
- the nrdI gene encoding class Ib ribonucleoside-diphosphate reductase assembly flavoprotein NrdI, with translation MTELVYFSSRSGNTARFVEGLGLPARRIPIAGEDQPCPAGPFVLVCPTFADGEGRGAVPKQVIRFLNDPSRRALLRGVIAGGNRNFGATFALAGEVISRKCNVPVLHRFELAGTRTDIARVRDGLEKLWSMECSTTA, from the coding sequence ATGACGGAGCTCGTCTACTTCTCCTCGCGTTCGGGCAACACGGCGCGCTTCGTCGAAGGGCTCGGACTGCCCGCGCGGCGCATCCCGATCGCGGGCGAGGATCAGCCGTGCCCCGCAGGGCCGTTCGTGCTGGTCTGCCCGACCTTCGCGGATGGCGAGGGGCGCGGCGCGGTTCCGAAACAGGTCATCCGGTTCCTCAACGATCCGTCCCGTCGTGCACTGCTCAGGGGCGTGATCGCCGGAGGCAACCGCAATTTCGGCGCGACCTTCGCGCTGGCCGGCGAGGTGATCTCGCGGAAATGCAACGTGCCCGTGCTCCATCGTTTCGAGCTCGCGGGCACGCGAACCGACATCGCCCGCGTTCGCGACGGGCTCGAGAAACTCTGGAGTATGGAATGCTCGACGACGGCCTGA
- a CDS encoding N-formylglutamate amidohydrolase, with protein MSEPQRIENEPVVEVVNPAARSAVVLVCEHASNVVPAELGGLGLDAATLESHIAWDPGAMAVARGLAEKLDAVLVAGRVSRLVYDCNRPPGAPGAIVERSEDIAVPGNHDLDPDTRAARVAGYYEPFRERLARVIGGVGNPVVVTIHSFTPIFMGQPRAVEIGILHDVDTRLADAMLDVARAHTDLLVCRNAPYGPEDGVTHTLREHGIAHGHPNVMIEIRNDLIAGPEAQARMAGTLAAWIQQALRDMGRWGIRCTG; from the coding sequence ATGAGCGAGCCGCAGCGCATTGAGAACGAACCTGTCGTCGAGGTGGTAAACCCCGCGGCGCGGTCGGCCGTGGTCCTGGTCTGCGAGCATGCGTCGAACGTCGTTCCCGCCGAACTCGGGGGGCTGGGGCTCGATGCGGCTACGCTCGAAAGCCACATCGCCTGGGATCCGGGCGCGATGGCGGTGGCGCGCGGGCTGGCCGAGAAGCTCGACGCGGTACTCGTCGCAGGCCGCGTCTCGCGCCTCGTCTACGATTGCAACCGCCCGCCGGGCGCGCCGGGGGCTATCGTGGAACGGAGCGAAGATATCGCCGTTCCGGGCAATCACGACCTTGATCCTGACACCCGCGCTGCCCGAGTTGCGGGTTATTACGAGCCGTTCCGCGAGAGGCTCGCACGAGTGATCGGCGGGGTGGGGAATCCTGTGGTTGTCACCATCCACAGCTTCACGCCGATCTTCATGGGGCAACCCCGCGCGGTCGAGATCGGGATACTCCACGACGTGGATACGCGGCTCGCCGACGCCATGCTCGACGTGGCCCGGGCGCATACCGATCTCCTCGTCTGCCGCAACGCGCCCTACGGCCCCGAGGATGGCGTGACGCATACGCTGCGCGAACACGGGATCGCCCACGGCCACCCGAACGTCATGATCGAGATCCGGAACGACCTGATCGCGGGACCGGAAGCGCAGGCGCGGATGGCCGGCACGCTCGCCGCGTGGATCCAGCAGGCCCTTCGGGACATGGGCAGGTGGGGCATTCGATGCACGGGATGA
- a CDS encoding MurR/RpiR family transcriptional regulator, which produces MIIFEQGTGILSDEAPTIADRIQQRFDTLTRAERQLAQSILDDYPVSGLGPLATLAENAGVSVPTVARMVQKLGYGGYPEFQAELREELKAKMKTPIARHDTWAGAAPSGHMLNRFTEAVIENIRTTLSDIDPERFDAAARMIADRDARIHIVGGRITHVLAEYLYLHMQVVRPAVTHIQTTSNTWPHYLLDVGEGDVFCIFDMRRYETNTLHLAQIAHDKGARIVLFTDQWRSPVHRLATITLSTRSVVPSAWDSSVATLLLVETLIAAVENADWDGTRERMETLEEFFDRTKLFRKFT; this is translated from the coding sequence GTGATAATATTCGAACAAGGAACAGGCATTCTGTCGGACGAAGCACCAACCATCGCGGACCGGATCCAGCAGCGATTCGACACGCTCACCCGGGCCGAGCGTCAATTGGCGCAATCGATCCTCGACGATTACCCCGTCTCTGGACTCGGGCCTCTCGCCACCCTTGCCGAGAATGCGGGCGTGTCGGTGCCGACAGTGGCGCGGATGGTCCAGAAGCTCGGTTATGGCGGCTACCCCGAATTCCAGGCAGAGCTCCGGGAGGAGCTCAAGGCCAAGATGAAGACGCCGATTGCTCGGCACGACACCTGGGCGGGCGCGGCCCCGTCGGGCCACATGCTCAACCGCTTTACCGAGGCGGTGATCGAGAACATCCGCACGACGCTGTCGGATATCGATCCCGAACGGTTCGACGCGGCGGCGCGGATGATCGCCGATCGGGACGCACGCATCCACATCGTCGGAGGCCGGATCACGCATGTCCTCGCCGAATATCTCTATCTCCACATGCAGGTCGTCCGGCCGGCCGTCACGCACATCCAGACGACCTCGAACACCTGGCCGCATTACCTGCTCGACGTGGGCGAGGGCGACGTCTTCTGCATATTCGACATGCGCCGCTACGAGACCAACACCCTGCATCTGGCTCAGATCGCCCATGACAAGGGCGCGCGGATCGTCCTCTTCACCGATCAGTGGCGATCGCCCGTCCACCGGCTCGCCACGATCACGCTTTCGACGCGCTCGGTCGTGCCCTCGGCCTGGGATTCGAGCGTCGCGACACTGCTGCTGGTCGAGACCCTGATCGCGGCGGTCGAGAACGCGGATTGGGACGGGACGCGAGAGCGTATGGAGACGCTCGAGGAATTCTTCGATCGGACCAAGCTGTTTCGGAAGTTCACCTGA